Proteins encoded together in one Micromonospora auratinigra window:
- a CDS encoding PhzF family phenazine biosynthesis protein, protein MTEVLRYAAFTTDPAAGNPAGVVLDANHLTDPQMQAIAADVGYSETAFLTATGPGEYDVRYFSPQAEVPFCGHATIASAVAVAERGGTGELTFRTRAGTVVVATARDGDGRPTATLTSVPPSDAPVDPADLAEALAALDWAPADLDPALPPRVGYAGAHHLILGAATRDRLAALDYDFDRLGDLMRRRDWTTVALVWRAGGTEFDVRNPFPVGGVVEDPATGAAAAALGGYLRTHGLVEPPTTLRLRQGTDLGRPGLLVVDVPAAGGIRVTGNAVVMPDPARS, encoded by the coding sequence ATGACGGAAGTCCTGCGCTACGCCGCCTTCACCACCGACCCGGCGGCCGGCAACCCGGCCGGCGTGGTCCTCGACGCGAACCACCTCACCGACCCGCAGATGCAGGCCATCGCGGCCGACGTCGGCTACTCCGAGACGGCGTTCCTCACCGCCACCGGCCCCGGCGAGTACGACGTGCGCTACTTCAGCCCGCAGGCCGAGGTGCCGTTCTGCGGCCACGCGACCATCGCCTCGGCGGTCGCGGTCGCCGAGCGGGGCGGCACCGGCGAGCTGACCTTCCGGACCCGGGCCGGGACCGTCGTGGTCGCGACGGCCCGGGACGGCGACGGACGCCCCACCGCGACCCTGACCAGCGTGCCGCCCTCGGACGCGCCGGTGGACCCGGCCGACCTCGCCGAGGCGCTCGCCGCCCTGGACTGGGCCCCCGCCGACCTCGACCCGGCGTTGCCGCCCCGGGTCGGGTACGCGGGCGCGCACCACCTGATCCTCGGGGCGGCGACGCGGGACCGGCTGGCCGCCCTGGACTACGACTTCGACCGGCTCGGCGACCTGATGCGGCGTCGCGACTGGACCACCGTCGCGCTGGTGTGGCGCGCCGGCGGCACCGAGTTCGACGTGCGCAATCCGTTCCCGGTCGGCGGGGTCGTCGAGGATCCGGCGACCGGTGCGGCCGCCGCCGCGCTCGGCGGCTACCTGCGTACCCATGGCCTGGTCGAACCGCCGACCACGCTGCGCCTGCGCCAGGGGACGGACCTGGGCCGGCCCGGGCTGCTGGTGGTCGACGTCCCGGCGGCCGGCGGCATCCGGGTGACCGGCAACGCCGTGGTCATGCCCGACCCGGCGCGGAGCTGA
- a CDS encoding GNAT family N-acetyltransferase, with protein sequence MTPVRAETIRTDRLDLLPLRVSHATEMAAVLADPALHTFIGGTPAAEAALRARYERLVAGSPDPAVAWCNWVIRLRDEGCLVGTVQATVTGHEAEIAWVVGTPWQGRGIAGEAARGLVGWLDGQGTSRVVAHVHPEHRASAAVAARAGLTPTDIRHEGELRWTRATGD encoded by the coding sequence ATGACTCCGGTCCGGGCCGAGACCATCCGGACCGACCGGCTGGACCTGCTGCCCCTGCGGGTGTCGCACGCGACGGAGATGGCCGCCGTGCTGGCCGACCCGGCCCTGCACACCTTCATCGGCGGCACCCCGGCCGCTGAGGCGGCGCTGCGCGCCCGCTACGAACGGCTCGTCGCCGGATCGCCCGACCCGGCCGTCGCCTGGTGCAACTGGGTGATCCGGCTCCGCGACGAAGGGTGCCTGGTGGGCACGGTCCAGGCGACCGTCACCGGGCACGAGGCGGAGATCGCCTGGGTGGTCGGCACACCCTGGCAGGGCCGGGGCATCGCGGGCGAGGCAGCCCGGGGACTGGTCGGCTGGCTCGACGGACAGGGCACGTCCCGGGTCGTCGCGCACGTCCACCCCGAGCACCGGGCCTCCGCCGCCGTCGCCGCCAGGGCCGGCCTGACCCCCACCGACATCCGGCACGAGGGCGAGCTCCGCTGGACCCGGGCCACCGGAGACTGA
- a CDS encoding glycoside hydrolase family 16 protein, which yields MRSIRTIAALALAAVGLTTALTTVTSTPALAGPGAVTWSDDFTGAAGTAPDAGKWRYDTGGSGWGNNELQYYTSSTRNAALDGNGNLVITARKENPSGYGCWYGSCQYTSARLLTRGTFAQAYGRFEARIKIPRGQGLWPAFWMLGDDIGTNPWPNSGEIDIMENVGYEPSTVHGTIHGPGYSGAGGLGGAATLPGGQALADTFHTYAVDWAPDSITWYLDGVAYTRKTPADVGGNKWVFDHPFFLLLNVAVGGNWPGSPDGSTVFPQTMVIDYVRVQSWDTGGGSTGAPIVGYGGKCVDVASANTANGTPIQLWTCNGTGAQQWSWPADGSVRALGKCLDVAAGSTANGAKVQLYDCNGTGAQKWVFTAAGDIVNPQANKCLDATGVSSADGTRLQLWDCTGGANQKWRR from the coding sequence GTGCGCAGCATCCGCACCATCGCCGCCCTGGCGCTGGCGGCCGTGGGTCTCACGACCGCGCTCACCACCGTCACCAGCACCCCCGCCCTGGCCGGCCCCGGCGCCGTGACCTGGTCGGACGACTTCACCGGAGCCGCCGGCACCGCACCCGACGCGGGTAAGTGGCGCTACGACACCGGCGGCAGCGGCTGGGGCAACAACGAGTTGCAGTACTACACCAGCAGCACCCGCAACGCCGCGCTCGACGGCAACGGCAACCTGGTCATCACCGCCCGCAAGGAGAACCCGTCCGGCTACGGCTGCTGGTACGGCAGCTGCCAGTACACCTCGGCCCGACTGCTCACCCGGGGCACCTTCGCCCAGGCGTACGGCCGGTTCGAGGCGCGCATCAAGATCCCCCGCGGGCAGGGCCTCTGGCCCGCCTTCTGGATGCTCGGCGACGACATCGGCACCAACCCGTGGCCCAACAGCGGTGAGATCGACATCATGGAGAACGTCGGCTACGAGCCGTCCACCGTGCACGGCACCATCCACGGGCCCGGCTACTCCGGCGCCGGCGGGCTGGGCGGCGCGGCCACGCTGCCGGGCGGGCAGGCCCTCGCCGACACGTTCCACACCTACGCCGTCGACTGGGCGCCCGACTCGATCACCTGGTACCTCGACGGGGTGGCGTACACCCGCAAGACCCCGGCCGACGTGGGCGGCAACAAGTGGGTCTTCGACCACCCGTTCTTCCTGCTGCTCAACGTCGCGGTGGGCGGCAACTGGCCCGGCTCGCCGGACGGCAGCACGGTCTTCCCGCAGACCATGGTGATCGACTACGTCCGGGTCCAGTCCTGGGACACCGGCGGCGGCAGCACCGGCGCGCCGATCGTCGGGTACGGCGGCAAGTGCGTCGACGTGGCCTCGGCGAACACCGCCAACGGCACCCCGATCCAGCTCTGGACCTGCAACGGCACCGGCGCCCAGCAGTGGAGCTGGCCCGCCGACGGCTCGGTACGCGCCCTCGGCAAGTGCCTGGACGTCGCCGCCGGCTCCACCGCCAACGGGGCCAAGGTCCAGCTCTACGACTGCAACGGCACCGGGGCCCAGAAGTGGGTGTTCACCGCCGCCGGGGACATCGTCAACCCGCAGGCCAACAAGTGCCTCGACGCCACCGGGGTGAGCTCCGCCGACGGCACCCGGCTGCAGCTCTGGGACTGCACCGGCGGCGCCAACCAGAAGTGGCGGCGCTGA
- a CDS encoding glycoside hydrolase family 3 protein yields MTMRRYATLAGAAVLAGSLLPAPPALAAADQSVTVTTDHLVYPAAEGSRVPVRVIISTSDGRPLAAPVAVRWATGAGTATAGRDYAEGSGTLAFPAGSDSGADRSFTVTLGRDAVAETAETVPVTLTATGATVADRPTVVVDAHGLPYLDRRLPVRRRVADLLGRMTLTEKIGQMTQAERAAVVDDPGAVARWQLGSLLSGGGSTPASNTPAAWVEMVNGFQDQALGTRLQIPLIYGIDAVHGHGNVYGATVFPHNVGLGATRDPALVERVGRATAAEVRATGIPWNFAPCLCVSRDERWGRSYESFGEDPALVVSMETVVDGLQGRLGDADRVLATAKHYAGDGDTRYDEAVAAANEGRPWWEQKYPIDQGVTVTDRERFARLDLAPYAPAVRRHRVGSVMPSFSSVDWTSDGLGNPTKMHANPDLITGQLKGRLGFDGFVITDWEGIHQIPDPADPTNGGLTAHKVRVGVNAGSDMFMEPNTAEQFEQLLLAEVTAGRVATTRIDDAVRRILTKKFELGLFEHPYASAGNVDQVGSAAHRAIGREAVAKSQVLLKNSGNVLPLPADASLYVAGRTADDLGNQAGGWTITWQGVSGDAIPGTSVLDGIREVAPHAKVTYSADASAPTGDAQVGVVVVGETPYAEGYGDVGGPECGWCTTPQQEEKSLRLRPGDRAVVDRVCAALPTCVVLVVSGRPQVLTDQLDEIDALVASWLPGSEGAGVADVLFGRRPFTGRLPVSWPRSEAQVPINVGDADYRPLFPFGWGLRTHPGRAGLAADRPQVRAALGAVGRNADGSLRDAPTVLPRLGRELRAGQRDDALVEAILGVVRDAAQATVVRGAAPADWATSIAEADRAQLTGDPVRAFTLLARVVR; encoded by the coding sequence ATGACAATGCGCAGGTACGCGACACTCGCCGGGGCAGCCGTCCTGGCCGGGTCCCTGCTCCCGGCGCCGCCGGCCCTGGCCGCCGCCGACCAGAGCGTCACCGTCACCACCGACCACCTCGTCTACCCGGCCGCCGAGGGGAGCCGGGTGCCGGTCCGGGTGATCATTTCCACCTCGGACGGACGTCCGCTCGCCGCTCCGGTCGCCGTGCGCTGGGCCACCGGCGCCGGCACCGCGACCGCCGGCCGGGACTACGCCGAAGGCTCCGGCACGCTGGCCTTCCCGGCCGGCAGCGACTCCGGCGCCGACCGGTCGTTCACCGTCACCCTCGGCCGGGACGCCGTGGCGGAGACCGCCGAGACCGTCCCGGTCACCCTCACCGCCACCGGGGCCACCGTCGCCGACCGACCGACCGTGGTGGTCGACGCGCACGGCCTGCCGTACCTGGACCGCCGGCTGCCGGTACGGCGGCGCGTCGCCGACCTGCTCGGCCGGATGACCCTGACCGAGAAGATCGGCCAGATGACCCAGGCGGAACGGGCCGCCGTCGTCGACGACCCCGGCGCGGTCGCCCGCTGGCAGCTCGGCTCGCTGCTCTCCGGCGGCGGCTCCACCCCGGCCAGCAACACCCCGGCGGCCTGGGTCGAGATGGTCAACGGCTTCCAGGACCAGGCGCTGGGCACCCGGCTGCAGATCCCGTTGATCTACGGCATCGACGCCGTGCACGGGCACGGCAACGTGTACGGGGCCACGGTGTTCCCGCACAACGTCGGCCTCGGGGCCACCCGCGACCCGGCCCTGGTCGAGCGGGTCGGGCGGGCCACCGCCGCCGAGGTGCGGGCCACCGGCATCCCGTGGAACTTCGCGCCCTGCCTCTGCGTCTCCCGGGACGAGCGCTGGGGCCGCAGCTACGAGAGCTTCGGTGAGGACCCCGCCCTGGTGGTCTCGATGGAGACGGTCGTCGACGGTCTCCAGGGCCGGCTCGGCGACGCCGACCGGGTGCTCGCCACCGCCAAGCACTACGCCGGCGACGGCGACACCCGCTACGACGAGGCCGTGGCCGCCGCCAACGAGGGCCGGCCCTGGTGGGAGCAGAAGTACCCGATCGACCAGGGCGTCACGGTCACCGACCGGGAGCGGTTCGCCCGCCTCGACCTGGCCCCGTACGCCCCGGCGGTGCGCCGTCACCGGGTCGGCAGCGTGATGCCCTCCTTCTCCAGCGTGGACTGGACCTCCGACGGACTCGGCAACCCGACCAAGATGCACGCCAACCCGGACCTGATCACCGGTCAGCTGAAGGGCCGACTGGGCTTCGACGGCTTCGTCATCACCGACTGGGAGGGCATCCACCAGATCCCGGACCCGGCCGACCCGACCAACGGCGGGCTGACCGCCCACAAGGTGCGGGTCGGTGTCAACGCCGGCAGCGACATGTTCATGGAGCCGAACACCGCCGAGCAGTTCGAGCAGCTGCTGCTGGCCGAGGTGACCGCCGGCCGGGTCGCCACCACCCGGATCGACGACGCGGTCCGGCGGATCCTGACCAAGAAGTTCGAGCTGGGCCTCTTCGAGCACCCGTACGCCTCGGCGGGCAACGTCGACCAGGTGGGCAGCGCCGCGCACCGGGCGATCGGCCGCGAGGCGGTGGCGAAGTCGCAGGTGCTGCTGAAGAACAGCGGCAACGTGCTGCCCCTGCCGGCCGACGCCTCGCTCTACGTGGCCGGCCGTACCGCCGACGACCTCGGCAACCAGGCGGGTGGCTGGACGATCACCTGGCAGGGCGTCTCCGGCGACGCGATCCCCGGCACCTCCGTCCTGGACGGCATCCGCGAGGTCGCCCCGCACGCGAAGGTCACCTACAGCGCGGACGCCTCCGCGCCCACCGGTGACGCCCAGGTCGGTGTGGTGGTGGTCGGCGAGACCCCGTACGCCGAGGGGTACGGCGACGTCGGCGGCCCGGAGTGTGGCTGGTGCACCACGCCGCAGCAGGAGGAGAAGTCGCTGCGCCTGCGACCCGGCGACCGGGCCGTCGTCGACAGGGTCTGCGCGGCGCTGCCCACCTGCGTGGTGCTGGTCGTCTCGGGCCGGCCACAGGTGCTCACCGACCAGCTCGACGAGATCGACGCGCTGGTGGCGAGCTGGCTGCCGGGCAGCGAGGGCGCGGGCGTGGCCGACGTGCTCTTCGGCCGGCGACCCTTCACCGGGCGGCTGCCGGTGAGCTGGCCGCGCAGCGAGGCCCAGGTGCCGATCAACGTCGGTGACGCCGACTACCGGCCGCTCTTCCCGTTCGGCTGGGGGCTGCGTACCCACCCGGGCCGGGCCGGGCTGGCCGCCGACCGCCCGCAGGTGCGCGCGGCGCTCGGCGCGGTCGGCCGCAACGCCGACGGCTCGCTGCGCGACGCCCCCACGGTGCTGCCGCGCCTCGGCCGGGAGCTGCGCGCCGGACAGCGCGACGACGCGCTGGTCGAGGCGATCCTCGGCGTCGTACGGGACGCCGCGCAGGCCACCGTGGTGCGCGGTGCCGCGCCGGCGGACTGGGCGACGTCGATCGCCGAGGCCGACCGGGCGCAGCTCACCGGTGATCCGGTCCGGGCGTTCACCCTGCTGGCCCGGGTCGTCCGCTGA
- a CDS encoding SGNH/GDSL hydrolase family protein — translation MNRPRLPRAAARMAALATTVAGVLLALAPPAAAAVPTGRYVSLGDSYAAGPLIPTQIDLNCLRSNRNFPSLVAASAGSSSFADVSCSGATTADILTGGSGELGIAVPPQLSAVDAGTALVTVEIGGNDIGFSGIISQCAQASLNSPLGSPCKNTYTAGGVDQLRARIDATAPKVAGVLRAVRAAAPGARIVVLGYPAILPDSGYGCWPLVPIAYQDVPYLRGVAKALNAMLASTAAANDATYADVYTPSIGHDTCKSSGTRWVEGLIPENSAAPFHPNARGEAGMATALLATLNS, via the coding sequence ATGAACCGTCCCCGCCTGCCCCGGGCGGCCGCCCGGATGGCCGCGCTCGCGACCACCGTCGCCGGCGTGCTGCTCGCCCTCGCCCCGCCCGCCGCCGCTGCCGTGCCCACCGGCCGGTACGTGTCGCTGGGCGACTCGTACGCCGCCGGCCCGCTGATCCCCACCCAGATCGACCTGAACTGCCTGCGGTCCAACCGCAACTTCCCGTCGCTGGTCGCCGCGTCCGCCGGCTCCTCGTCGTTCGCCGACGTGAGCTGCTCCGGGGCCACCACCGCCGACATCCTCACCGGCGGCAGCGGCGAGCTCGGCATCGCGGTGCCGCCGCAGCTCAGCGCGGTGGACGCCGGCACCGCGCTGGTCACCGTCGAGATCGGCGGCAACGACATCGGCTTCTCCGGCATCATCAGCCAGTGCGCGCAGGCCAGCCTCAACAGCCCGCTCGGCTCGCCGTGCAAGAACACGTACACCGCCGGGGGCGTCGACCAGCTCCGGGCCCGCATCGACGCCACCGCGCCGAAGGTGGCCGGCGTGCTGCGGGCGGTCCGGGCGGCCGCGCCGGGCGCGCGGATCGTGGTGCTCGGCTACCCGGCGATCCTGCCGGACAGCGGCTACGGCTGCTGGCCGCTCGTCCCGATCGCCTACCAGGACGTGCCGTACCTGCGCGGGGTCGCGAAGGCGCTGAACGCGATGCTGGCGAGCACCGCCGCCGCCAACGACGCCACCTACGCCGACGTCTACACCCCGTCGATCGGTCACGACACCTGCAAGAGCAGCGGCACCCGCTGGGTCGAGGGGCTGATCCCGGAGAACTCGGCCGCCCCGTTCCACCCGAACGCCCGCGGTGAGGCCGGCATGGCCACCGCCCTGCTGGCCACGCTGAACAGCTGA
- the smpB gene encoding SsrA-binding protein SmpB, with the protein MARENGRKLIASNKKARHDYTVLKTYEAGIVLAGTEVKSLREGRVSLVDAFAQEHDGELMLHGLHIAEYGFGTWTNHAPRRTRKLLLNRVEIARILEKLREGGFTLVPLSMYFANGWAKVELGLAKGKKSYDKRQALAERDANREIARELGRRLKGRTPAR; encoded by the coding sequence GTGGCCAGGGAGAACGGGCGCAAGCTGATCGCCTCGAACAAGAAGGCCCGGCACGACTACACCGTCCTCAAGACGTACGAGGCGGGGATCGTGCTGGCCGGCACCGAGGTGAAGTCGCTGCGCGAGGGGCGGGTGTCGCTGGTCGACGCGTTCGCCCAGGAGCACGACGGCGAGCTCATGCTCCACGGGCTGCACATCGCCGAGTACGGCTTCGGCACCTGGACCAACCACGCGCCCCGGCGCACCCGCAAGCTGCTGCTCAACCGGGTGGAGATCGCCCGGATCCTGGAGAAGCTGCGCGAGGGTGGGTTCACCCTGGTGCCGCTGTCGATGTACTTCGCCAACGGCTGGGCCAAGGTCGAGCTGGGCCTGGCCAAGGGCAAGAAGTCGTACGACAAGCGGCAGGCGCTGGCCGAACGGGACGCGAACCGGGAGATCGCCCGCGAGCTGGGCCGCCGGCTCAAGGGGCGGACGCCCGCGCGCTGA
- a CDS encoding S8 family serine peptidase, protein MSSRTPMHLAVAVAAVTALLPTVPAVAADRPPGAATTSSFLVGAQRPSTARSTDPTRLTDDLAAVGRATGARLTVDRVLATGDLLVHADRPLPRTTTEAVLSRLRARADVAWATPAARLAPDQTPDDPSFAAQWDLTDPVGGVYAEPAWDSGADGSGVTVAVLDTGVTHHRDLAGALLPGYDFVSSAADARDGDGRDPDATDPGDWAEAGDCGPAFRASSWHGTHVAGTIAATRDNATGIAGLAPGARIQPVRVLARCGGSIADLVDAIVWASGGTVPGVPDDPTPARVLNLSLGAPGACDPATQAAIDGALARGVSVVVSAGNAGADAANFTPASCAGVITVAASTTMGERAGYSNRGTSVALAAPGGDHEHGVLSTVDTGRTTPEGDGYAEYAGTSMAAPHVAAAAALLLGQRPDLAPAELTGLLTGTARPPVSPADCRCGAGVLDVDLALRAATGHPGDTTRVLVQVGVRPGDPEIEQPGVHLAGTLDRLGTGLPDWDPGAYPLRRVDTTGPYRTVLTVPAGTELEYKYTLGDWDHVEQAYTDSDAGCVDVDNRRLTAGPAGTTQVVADLTGSFRGVWPCRR, encoded by the coding sequence GTGTCCAGCCGTACCCCGATGCACCTGGCCGTGGCGGTCGCCGCCGTCACCGCCCTCCTCCCGACGGTGCCCGCCGTCGCGGCCGACCGACCTCCCGGCGCGGCCACCACCAGCTCGTTCCTGGTCGGCGCCCAGCGGCCGTCGACGGCCCGGTCCACCGACCCGACCCGGCTCACCGACGACCTGGCCGCGGTCGGCCGGGCCACCGGCGCCCGGCTCACCGTCGACCGGGTCCTCGCCACCGGCGACCTGCTGGTCCACGCCGACCGTCCGTTGCCGCGCACCACCACCGAAGCGGTGCTCAGCCGGCTGCGCGCCCGCGCGGACGTCGCCTGGGCCACGCCCGCCGCCCGGCTCGCCCCCGACCAGACCCCCGACGACCCGAGCTTCGCCGCCCAGTGGGACCTGACCGACCCGGTCGGGGGCGTCTACGCCGAACCGGCCTGGGACAGCGGCGCGGACGGCAGCGGCGTCACGGTGGCCGTTCTCGACACCGGCGTCACCCACCACCGCGACCTCGCCGGCGCCCTGCTGCCCGGCTACGACTTCGTCAGCTCCGCCGCCGACGCCCGCGACGGCGACGGCCGCGACCCCGACGCCACCGACCCGGGCGACTGGGCCGAGGCCGGCGACTGCGGCCCCGCGTTCCGGGCCAGCAGCTGGCACGGCACCCACGTGGCCGGCACCATCGCCGCCACCCGGGACAACGCCACCGGCATCGCCGGACTCGCCCCGGGCGCGCGGATCCAGCCGGTACGGGTGCTCGCCCGCTGCGGCGGCAGCATCGCCGACCTGGTCGACGCGATCGTCTGGGCCTCCGGCGGGACGGTGCCCGGGGTGCCGGACGACCCGACACCGGCCCGGGTGCTCAACCTGAGCCTGGGCGCGCCCGGCGCCTGCGACCCGGCCACCCAGGCGGCGATCGACGGCGCACTGGCCCGAGGCGTGAGCGTGGTCGTCTCGGCCGGCAACGCCGGCGCGGACGCGGCGAACTTCACCCCGGCGAGCTGCGCCGGCGTCATCACGGTGGCGGCCAGCACCACCATGGGCGAGCGGGCCGGCTACTCCAACCGGGGGACGAGCGTCGCGCTGGCCGCCCCCGGCGGCGACCACGAGCACGGGGTGCTGTCGACGGTGGACACCGGCCGTACGACGCCCGAGGGCGACGGCTACGCCGAGTACGCCGGCACCAGCATGGCCGCCCCGCACGTCGCCGCCGCCGCGGCGCTGCTGCTCGGGCAGCGTCCCGACCTCGCCCCGGCCGAGCTGACCGGGCTGCTCACCGGCACCGCCCGGCCACCCGTCTCCCCCGCCGACTGCCGCTGCGGCGCGGGCGTGCTCGACGTCGACCTGGCGCTGCGCGCCGCCACCGGGCACCCCGGCGACACCACCCGGGTGCTGGTCCAGGTGGGCGTACGGCCGGGCGACCCGGAGATCGAGCAGCCGGGGGTGCACCTGGCCGGCACCCTGGACCGGCTCGGCACCGGACTGCCCGACTGGGACCCGGGGGCGTACCCGCTACGAAGGGTGGACACCACCGGCCCGTACCGGACGGTGCTGACCGTGCCGGCCGGGACGGAGCTGGAGTACAAGTACACGCTCGGCGACTGGGACCACGTCGAGCAGGCCTACACCGACAGCGACGCCGGCTGCGTCGACGTCGACAACCGGCGGCTGACCGCCGGCCCCGCCGGCACCACCCAGGTGGTCGCCGACCTGACCGGCAGCTTCCGCGGCGTCTGGCCCTGCCGGCGCTGA
- a CDS encoding lysoplasmalogenase, whose protein sequence is MRRALLALFGVAAAVELAGVVTHSTAVQWSAKPLLAPLLLAYLWTVRRRVDGVAVGLAFAAAGDVALLVPGRTAFLVGMGCFLVTQLGLLTAFLRHGRPPVLAVAGYLLAWAGANLLLWEALGPLRLPVLGYSLALCLMAASATGVSGRTALGGALFLGSDLLIGVGAAGVDLPGRDLAVMVTYIAALFLITTGWVAATADRAVPVATPAAGVPA, encoded by the coding sequence GTGAGGCGCGCCCTCCTCGCCCTGTTCGGGGTCGCCGCGGCGGTCGAGCTGGCCGGGGTGGTGACGCACTCGACCGCCGTGCAGTGGTCGGCCAAGCCCCTGCTGGCGCCGCTGCTGCTGGCGTACCTCTGGACCGTCCGGCGGCGCGTCGACGGGGTCGCGGTCGGCCTGGCCTTCGCCGCCGCGGGCGACGTCGCGCTGCTCGTGCCGGGGCGCACCGCGTTCCTGGTGGGCATGGGCTGCTTCCTGGTCACCCAGCTCGGTCTGCTCACCGCCTTCCTGCGGCACGGCCGGCCGCCGGTGCTCGCCGTGGCCGGGTACCTGCTCGCCTGGGCGGGCGCCAACCTGCTGCTCTGGGAGGCGCTCGGGCCGCTGCGGCTGCCCGTGCTCGGCTACAGCCTCGCGCTGTGCCTGATGGCCGCTTCGGCGACCGGGGTGTCCGGGCGCACGGCGCTCGGCGGGGCGCTCTTCCTCGGCTCCGACCTGCTGATCGGGGTCGGCGCGGCCGGCGTCGACCTGCCCGGACGGGACCTCGCGGTGATGGTCACCTACATCGCGGCGCTCTTCCTGATCACCACCGGCTGGGTGGCCGCCACGGCCGACCGCGCGGTCCCGGTGGCGACCCCGGCGGCCGGCGTCCCCGCTTAG
- a CDS encoding sterol desaturase family protein, whose product MIPAVLYAVPAFLLLIIIEAVSYRFLPDDEERGYELRDTTTSLSMGLGSQIIGFPWKLLTAGLYAALWLVAPWHLSPGDWWTWVIVFFADDLAYYWFHRLHHEVRVLWASHVVHHSSVYYNLSTALRQSWTPMTSLPFWLPLALLGVPPWMIFLQQSISLLYQFFLHTERVGVLPRPIELFFNTPSHHRVHHGSNTEYLDRNYGGILIVWDRLFGTFAPERATARYGLTKNITTYNPLRVATHEFAAIWGDVRRATSWRHRLGYVFGRPGWQPVPR is encoded by the coding sequence ATGATCCCCGCCGTGCTGTACGCCGTCCCGGCGTTCCTGCTGCTGATCATCATCGAGGCGGTCTCGTACCGCTTCCTGCCCGACGACGAGGAACGCGGCTACGAGCTGCGCGACACCACCACCAGCCTCTCGATGGGGCTGGGCAGCCAGATCATCGGATTCCCCTGGAAACTGCTCACCGCCGGCCTGTACGCGGCGCTGTGGCTGGTCGCGCCCTGGCACCTCTCCCCCGGCGACTGGTGGACCTGGGTGATCGTCTTCTTCGCCGACGACCTGGCCTACTACTGGTTCCACCGGCTGCACCACGAGGTGCGCGTGCTCTGGGCCAGCCACGTGGTGCACCACTCCAGCGTCTACTACAACCTCTCCACCGCGCTGCGGCAGAGCTGGACGCCGATGACCTCGCTGCCGTTCTGGCTGCCGCTGGCCCTGCTCGGCGTACCGCCGTGGATGATCTTCCTCCAGCAGTCGATCAGCCTGCTCTACCAGTTCTTCCTGCACACCGAGCGGGTCGGCGTCCTGCCCCGGCCGATCGAGCTGTTCTTCAACACCCCGTCGCACCACCGGGTGCACCACGGCTCCAACACCGAGTACCTGGACCGCAACTACGGCGGCATCCTGATCGTCTGGGACCGGCTCTTCGGCACCTTCGCGCCGGAACGCGCCACCGCCCGGTACGGGCTGACGAAGAACATCACCACCTACAACCCGTTGCGGGTCGCCACCCACGAGTTCGCCGCGATCTGGGGTGACGTGCGCCGGGCCACCTCGTGGCGACACCGGCTCGGCTACGTCTTCGGCCGCCCCGGCTGGCAGCCGGTGCCCCGGTGA
- a CDS encoding FadR/GntR family transcriptional regulator, translated as MAFAPAPRASVSDHVFGQLRDAIVGGRYRPDETLPGERELAATFEVNRHAVREALRRLQQLGLVRVSQGGATRVLDWRVHAGLDLALSLARSADVLPVATLVRDMLEMRACIGIDAARLCAERAEPALTAALVATAEEYASLAPDLARMAEANIAIWRLVVRGSGNTAYLLAFNSLVAGTFAVGDVPPDARAAELLDVAGHRRLAAAIEAGEGTTAARHARALLTAPVTTPTPRREARA; from the coding sequence ATGGCCTTCGCCCCCGCGCCCCGCGCGTCCGTCTCCGACCACGTCTTCGGCCAGCTCCGCGACGCCATCGTCGGTGGCCGCTACCGGCCCGACGAGACGCTGCCCGGCGAGCGGGAGCTGGCGGCCACCTTCGAGGTCAACCGGCACGCCGTGCGGGAGGCGCTGCGCCGGCTCCAGCAGCTCGGCCTGGTGCGGGTCAGCCAGGGCGGCGCGACCCGGGTGCTGGACTGGCGGGTGCACGCCGGGCTGGACCTGGCGCTGTCGCTGGCCCGTAGCGCCGACGTACTGCCGGTGGCGACGCTGGTGCGCGACATGCTGGAGATGCGGGCCTGCATCGGGATCGACGCGGCCCGGCTCTGCGCCGAACGGGCCGAGCCGGCGCTCACCGCCGCGCTGGTCGCCACCGCCGAGGAGTACGCCTCCCTCGCCCCCGACCTGGCCCGGATGGCGGAGGCGAACATCGCCATCTGGCGGCTGGTCGTGCGCGGCAGCGGCAACACCGCCTACCTGCTGGCGTTCAACAGCCTGGTGGCCGGCACCTTCGCCGTCGGCGACGTCCCCCCGGACGCCCGCGCCGCCGAGCTGCTCGACGTCGCCGGCCACCGCCGCCTCGCCGCCGCCATCGAGGCCGGCGAGGGTACGACCGCCGCCCGGCACGCCCGGGCCCTGCTGACCGCGCCGGTCACCACCCCCACCCCCCGAAGGGAAGCGCGCGCATGA